Part of the Sylvia atricapilla isolate bSylAtr1 chromosome 1, bSylAtr1.pri, whole genome shotgun sequence genome, CAAATGTGCAGACCTTCCAAGTAAAACTTTTATacatattttagattttttagCTTGAGAAATCTGTACTAGGATCTGAGATAAATGAGACTGTTGTTAGCATGTCTACGTATTGTACAGTAGCTAGACACATTACATATCTCTCCTTTCCCATAATTACGTCTACAGATTTCGAAAGCAACCCTAAGTTCTGTCAAACTTGACCCAGGCAtgccccacagctcccctgTAAGTGTCTCCTGATGCAGCTTTAGCTGTGACACCATGTCTGTGAGCTTGGAAGACGACAAGAATCCTTGCAGTGGTTTTGACCCCATTGCTGACACAGGTGCCTCTTGTAGGAAGTCTTATCCTACAATCAGTACATGTCACAAGGGAGTGTGATAGAGTGTTTAGTTTGAATTAAATAGAAGaccctttctctctccttcatcTTCTCACAAATAGTGTGATTGATACTGCTGATCACATTAtagcaaatataaaaaaagattttaaaatatttttattaattcttcactgagaaactgaaaaaaaatccagctgtaATGCATTCATCCCATGCTTGCTAATCCCTGAATGATTGCATTTCTTCTAacattagttttaaaaattttcataaCATCTGAcaaaagtatatttaaatattgatttCCTTCTCAAAAGGTAAACAAAGCAcactttcctttgaaaatacTGTATGAATGCTGTCTAACATAGCTTTCCCTCTCTGTAGTGTCTCAGACACAGTATTATTCCCAATGTTGTTGTGCCCTTTAGtccaaataacattttcttgtgtttctcaTCTGCAGCAGATGGCCAATAGCCAACCAcaacatttttcactgaaatggCGAGGATGTGCTCTAATTACCTCCCTAACAAAGACCTTGATTACATCTAAATTCCAGGATTTCTGAAGGCAAATTTTTCATGGTATCAGCCTATTTGTTTCTGACTGATTACCCCTTCAGTACTAACCTTTCACTCCTTTGTATCCCAGAAAGCAACAGAACATCTTTaatccaaaatgaaaattaggcAAGGTAACAATGTCTTAAAAGGCACAGTTGAGCAATTTATAAACAGCACAGTCTTTATCAGTGTAATAAGTTGATGCTTGGAAAAAATGTGGTAAGTGGTGAGGACTTTCTATGAAGCACAATTGCTTTAATAACACAGCCCAATCCCCTTCACAAAATCTTTGTCATTTCTAGAAGTTCTTAGCTCACTGTTCAGTCAAACTGTCCCAGCTGGTGACAAGGTTTCTGTATAAAACAATGGAAAATCTGTAAGCTGGGCGCCCGGAGGTGTGTAAATTTACTTTAAGGGAATATATTTGCTCCCAAAATGAACTTCAAGTAGATGGACAAGGGAAGGTCAAAGCTGTAGGAGAATCTATATTCTCTGCTCCACTCCATGTGGAAAAGGCTGGGATGCAGGATCCAGTATTCCAGGTTTAGCTGTACATTTCCAAGAGATGTTTTCTATCACAAATTGCCAAATTTTGCTCAGTCCAAGGAAACGGCTTTGGTAAATGGAGTCCAGATGCAGCTTTCATTTGATTTCAGTGCCCTCCATGGGAGCACAGGGTCTGAGAGGGGCTCTTGCCATCACAGCttgcttctccttccccagcagatgtcagagcaggcagaggcagggaatgcTGCCAGACCTGCAGCAACTGGAGGAGGAATATCCCATCCAGGCAATTTCCACCATCTCAGGAGATACAGGCAAAACAGAGGTGTGGCAGAGCCtttaaaaatttacagaaaGAGAGACCAATGGGAGAGGAATCCGAGTGTGGTATTCTAAGGTATTACGACTATTCTGGTATCCCAGCCAGGATTTCATTGCCTGGGGTGGGTGCTAGATCAAGCTGATTGCTTTAAATAATGCTATTTTTACACCAGCATCAGACTGCCAATATTTGTAGGCTAAGTCCACACACAAGCTAGGAAAATAGCAAATGGACTTGTTTGTCAATGTGAAAGTACAGTTCAAGACACAGATATTGTACCCCAGCCTAGATGTTCGTTACAGAAGTATCTGCCCTGTATAAAAAgtttaagaaagaagaaaaactaatttaCAGTAAGACATGAAGAAGACCTTGAGACTAAAAAATTCATATTGCCCCTAAATTCTGCTGGAGACCCTAAGGACTGCTTTAGAGACAGCAGTAGCCCAAAGTGCTCCATTTCTATGCTGATTTCAACCACCTGCGCTATTGTTTTTGCCTTCAACACTATCAGTGCTCCTGCACTTATCCTGTTTTGGAAAGTCTCCAACTCTCATGACAATTTAAAGTGACCTTTGTATAGAGTGAAAGTGCCAAATACTAGGCTCCTAAACAGCATATCTGAATTTAGTTAGGAACTTTAAGTCCCAAACTATGATTATTTAAATTCCaaatctcttggaaaaaaaaaataaatgcaactaaaattttctttagaagaGGGAAAGATGGGCTATGTCACAGAAATGGAGACAAcagtaaataaacaaatgaagaGTAGGTGAGAAGtcctttgtttttattctgttaCTGTTTCCAGATCCGGAAGAACTATAGTTTGTACTGAAGTAAATGTTTATTTCCTTTGcctaaggaaataaaaagctgaaaactaATATTCTACTAGAGAGGAGATTTTGCATTTAACCTAAGAAGGATCTACAGGTTGCATCAggaaaagccaaagaaataCAGAGCTTGTTTGCAGCAGTATCTTCTCCCTTGCCTGTGGCTCAGGGGTGGGAGGTGAGCTTAAAAGGCTCTGGACAAGTTCCAGCTTCCaagagccaggctggggtgaGCACTCCAGCAGCCTCACCAGGACTGTGTTGTACTACAAGGGAAGGGAATGAAGAAACTGCAGAGCAAAAATCCAGATTCACAAGTCCATTTCAGGCAGATTCTGAGCTGTAAGAAATGTCTCTTTGGCTCTCTGTTAAGAGACTAGGAGAATAATTTGGAGGGCCCTGTACAATTAGAGTTCATACTATCTGACTGTTCTTACAGGAGCCTAGTAGAAGATTTTCACCCAAAATACGTGATTACATTCTGTTTGGAAAAGATGTTACAAGAGATGCAGATACATTCTGCTTCCATTCCTTGTTACAATCACTGAGGACTTGGAGTCACAGAAACTCTGACACTAGAAGAGGTGAGTTTTAACGGTAAGGATAAAGATGGGGCATTTGCCTCTTCCTCTAGGTTAGAGACCAggataattttttccttaatagtGCTGTCCATAAATCTCACAGCTTTCTCTCACTGCTCATATTTTCTAGGATTCATCCTGTTTGCCttctggcagctgcctgcagttAGACTGCATCTACATAAAAATGTATCCAAAGCTGGGCTCAGATTCTGGCTTTTCCAGTGGTGgatagagaaggaaaatgacTTTCATATCTTTCATTTGCATCTGATATCCATCTCTTCACTCTCTGCTTGGTTAAACCAGTTTAGATTCTGATGCTCAGGATCTGTCTTAACCTTGAGAATTGTATTCTTGCCTGTAAAACCAGTAGGCTAAGGTTCATATCAGCTCTGCTGTTCCTAGTGAGCCAAAATAAACATGTGAGCCTCTCACAGTTGCTTTAACCCCGCACAGGAGGTGAGAGCTCTGTGTTATGGCACAGAGGCAATGACACAGGATGAAATTACGTGGATAATGTGAATGTGGCAGTGATACTGAACACTGGCCAATGCAGGCAAATATTAATAACCTGTCACTGTCCTTTTTGGTTAAATAGATTTCCAGGAGTTTAGGTTTGCTTCCtctggtttttttgcttggatAAAAGCAGAATTAGTGTAGTGGAAGGAATGAACACTTTAGCTACTCAGTTGGACTTGATAGCAAACTCTACCCAATGCAACTCCTCTGTGTGCTTAATATTAAGTGTACACTTAAATACTATGCTGGAAGTAGGCTTGATTGCTGAGCACTTTAAAAATGAAGCCCTCTAGCCTTAATAATTCTAGAGTTCATTCACACCTGCTCCACACTTTGTTTCACAGGTTTATCTGCTCTTTTGGCAGACAAATACGGAATATATTCCATTTTTCCCCCGTCCAGTAcctgttttcttccaaatatatAAATCCTGGTACTAAAAGAAGTGTAAGGTTTTTTTGGGATGAGTATGAAACAATGATGTGCTAAGACCATAAGGTTGATATCATACTGAAAGTCAAAAGTTCTGGTGGTAAAGATAATTTTCCTTATTGGAGTTATTCAGCAATAAAATCTTTTGCAGGAGCAGAATATTGAGTCCAGGAGAttatatattttacaaatatcCAAGAAGCAGTGTTAGCCCTTTCTCAGATGTGGAAAACTTCTGTTTCATCATTTTACTCAGAAATAGTCTGACTTTTTGTACAGACACTatcaacagaaaagaaagagccaGTCAAGAAAGTAAACATAAATCATTCAGGTGGAGCCAAACACTCTATTTTCTGTGTTGGGAAGGTTTTAttggataaatatttttatacaccACAATATTTTGGATTAGTTACACTATGGCTCTGAAATATCAAATTATGGTGTAGTGATTTCCCCaatagaaggaaataaaatagagaagCACAGAGCATGAGGCTTTGGTCACTGAACTAAGCCAAGGTTTTAGAGCCAGTTCCAGTTCGGTGCAGAGAGGGAACTTCTTCACACTCTTTCATAAACTCTAGTGCAGACAATCCCTTTCATGGCATATTCCTAAGGcataaaggaaaacattaatATAAAACTTTTGCTGACAGCAGTTGTATCTGGGGCAGTAAACTCGGAAGTCAATGAAAATCCACATGCCATGTTTTACATCTCTACATATTTGCAGAATTTTTAGGGCAAATAGCAAAGCTATTTTTATACTGCAAATAGAGTAGTTTCTATTTTAACAGCTTTAAACTTCATTCAGTGGCATTTAATGACAAAAAAGATTGTAAAATTAAGCTCAGCTTCCACAAACAAATTTACTTTCCTTGGTATTATTGCTGGCTTGTCACAAATATTAGCCCCACCTAGTTTTTATATCATGGCCCACCAGCACTTTCACATTTTCATAGTAAGGGGTTTTTAGTGTAGAAGAAGAAGCAGCCTGGGTACTTCAAAGGTCAGGCTTCTGGCCTAAAAATCTTTGCTCTTCTGAGccacaaaatatttctcttgacCCTCTCACCCCAGTGGCCTTCAGTGGTTGCTGATGACTCACAGGCACAGGATGCATACGACAAAGGCGACaggatgttaaaaaaatacttccttgGTCTGCAGAAGGTGAGGAGTCCTCCACAACCATGTGTGAGGCAAGGGGCAGACAGCAGGACGCCAACAGAAGAGGCACATTACCTCTCTGCTTTATGAAGAGGGTTTAATAATCAGAAAATCTTACACAGAAAGGGAGCCATGAAGAGATGCAAAACCAAATCAACCTTCCTACATAAAGAGCTGGAGATGGACTGTTTACTGGGGTGTGTAGTGGcgggacaaaggggaatggctttaaactgagaaagggaaggtttggattagatattaggaagaaattctttaccgTGAAGGTAGTGAGGCActgaacaggttgcccagagaagttgtggatgccccatccctggaaacgttcaaggccagactggatggggcattgagtaacctggtctagtggaaggtgtccttgcttGTGACAGtgggttggaactggatgataTCTAAGgttcctttcaacccaaaccattctgtgattctgtgtatGAGAACTTAAGAGACAGTCAGAACAAGCTAACATGTAAAAGTGTAATCCTGCTGACTTCAAACACGTTGCCAAAATTAGTTTGACTTCAATATCTAAAATCTTTAATGAATAAAgtgaaatctttattttaatagagACCCTTACAACCAGAGTCTCTAAAATGTTTTATCTCCATGGCTTGGCCGAGatagggaaaaggaaagaattgtTTCAGGAACAGCAAACAATTGTAAACTGCTTGTAaacttttgtttccatttcacaggtgtctgttatttttaaaccttATTCCTCTGAAGAACAATAACGGTGAGAGCAGTAAGTATGCTGTCAATTTATGGCAGCTCTATCAATATAGTCACTTTAAAGACAAGCTGCTATGCAATAACATTTATTTGCTTCCAGCTGTTTTCCAAGTTTGgttccctttttctctcctttactTTGTCTCAGTATTCAAAGAGTAagccaaaattaaaaattctaaaaattctgtttagaCAGAAATGTACTGAAGGCTGTATCTTTCTGACCTTTAGCAGCATACAAGGAACGTGAACTTACCACCACCATCTTCCCATCAACAAGTCTTCTCTTTATCGTGGTCTCTTTGCCATTCCACTTCTGCACTTGCACCAATGACCCTTTCTCCAAGGTTACAACACTCTGCAAATTCCAAGAGAAGAGTTTCAAACTGCAGGCTGAGCTTTGCAGATTGGAGTAGCCCTTCACTTTATGTTCAGCAAGACATGCGCTCTGGGATAATGACATGCTCAGGAACATTATTTTCAGCACTATACTGTTTGTTCTTtcagtgctttattttaatagttTGGAAAACTCAAGGTGCACTAAGGGAGTAGGtaaaattcctcctgatgtttTTCTAGGAGATGTTCAGACCACTAAGAGATCATCAACCTTCTTACTTACCTTGACTTTCCGGTCATCTGCTGTTGTTTCATCAAACTGCTGGCCCAGTTTGAAAGAGATGGTTGTGTTTTTGAATGTGCTTTCCGTTCTGATGGTCACTATGTCCCCTTTCATACTGATGATCACATCAGGCCTTGCCAGGCCACCTAGTTTCCGGGTAGCTAAGCCCACTCCTAGaaatcagaagcaaaacaaTTGTTATATTCTGGAAGCAAGAAACTCAATATCCTCTCACGATTCTTCAGTGGAAGAATAAGGAAGAGTTTCTTCTTGAATACTTCAATGCCTGATTTAAATGAAAcactaattttttaaatgaaacactACTGAGACAGAGGTAGAAACGGGTATTTCAGCATTCAGGGGCTgagacagccccagctgctAAGAGTGCATCTTCAGCAGGAGGTTAAGATATACACAATTATAGAGCTGTGCACATTTAGCTAAGAGGAAACATGGTTGGTTACAAATCTTCATTAATTTAATACAGTAGAATAAGTAGAAAAATTCAGAGGAAGGGTCTGGTTCtcataaaaatttataaaaatcctttttaaaaaatccttgaCAAATCTGAGAGTTTATACCTTTGTTAACAGCTGCAAGGAAGAAACTGGACATTGAATTGCCAATATGCCAATGCTTGTTCACTAAAACCTATTGAAGACTGGGGAATTCCCAAGTTGTTATTAACATTCCCTAAGGATCCTTGCATCTAAACCTCAATGAAAAGTAcaagcatgaaataaaaaaaatgttgaggTATAAGAGCTGAGAGCTGCAAAGAGCTTCCAGGAAAATCCCATACCAAAAGCCTTTTGTATTGCCTAGTCCTTTCCAATCCAGTTTATTGTCTACAGGCTGTGAGGCTTGGGGCAAGTAGGAATGAAGTCACTGGCAATGTATTGCTGCtccataaaagcagaaaaaggacaGCTGCAGTTAGTGCCGTTGTTAATGCTATGCCATGCTCTGATGAAAAGATCTGTAAAAAAGGGTATAAAGTTATCTGCAAAGTATAAAACTACTTGCAGGAATTATTCCATATTAAGCAATTCCATTCAGATGTtcagaaaaatatctgcagcTGGACTTTCCTCCCACATTCACCCTGGCTAATTAGTTAATTGCAATTCCTTTGTAATTCAGTCTAACATTTCAAATAAAGGGAATCAGTGAATCATTTATATAGAAAAGCAATGCACTAGCTGACTGTGCACTTGGTATACAGGAATGAAGCCggcattaaaatgaaaaacaatgttTAATTTGTTACATTCCTGGCGTTCTTCAGTAACAGATAGATTCATTCATAGTATTTAGACATCTGAAACTACAGTGTCATGAGACATCAGCTCCATTATATATTGTAAATTATCATAAGTCACAAGTTTAATAGTGCAATCAAgaggaaacataaaaaaatctgtatcttCATAGATTACTCTGGTGACAGAAAAACCTATTAGAGCAGTTCATATCAGTTAGATGGAAGTAAATTTATGACAGTAAATCATTGCATACCTTTTTCAATTTagatgctaaagaaaaaaatttaaattatgttaGAAGAGTAATTAagtgcttgggtttttttgccagaaatGAGGCACCATCCATGAGCAGAACCTTCCCAAATGAAACTtaaacaaactaacaaaaaaccaaaatgaaacaaaccaaaaccaggatATTTCTCACCCAATTCTTTCATATAGTCATCAAAATTTTCACTGGAGACAAGTTTCCAGGTTCCCACAAATCGGTTACACATCGTAGAGGCTTTGTGAAGCGCTGGTCTTGCAGAGAGAGGCAGTGGCCACAACAGCTGTTGGTGGCAGTGGGAGATTCTGTGTGCCCAACTGAGATTTAGTGGTCTCCCTTTAAAGAGGTCCAGTCCCCGTGGCAGTCAGGTTGGCCAATAGGGGAAGCAGGACCAGAGTGAACAATGTGCACCTTGTCCAAGGCAGCCGTGCCAGTACCAAGGCTCCGGGTAACGCTGCCTTGGCTTCCTTCACTGAATGCACCAGGACACGAGAGGCAcgtggggatggggacaggctgctgccactgcaCCCACAGAGTGGTCAGGGCTCACTGCAGTGGGGTGTCAGCAACCCTGAGACAAGTACAAGGGCACTGCCTCCCTACAAAACCCAGCTCTGACTGTCCTCCCAGTGTTTTTCTCCTGCTATCACCATACAGAACAGAAATTCATAACAACCATCTCATCCAACTGCCTGACCACTCCAGGGCTTATTAAAAGTTGCAGCATGTTGTTAAGTtattgtccaaatgcctcttaaacGTACAGGCCTGAGGCTTTGACCACCTCTCTAGGAAGCCTGTTTCAGTGTATGACCACTCTCTCGCTAAAGAAGCCCTTCCTAATGACAAATCTGAACCTCTCCTGACACATCTTTGAACCTTTCCACACATCCTATCCCTGGATTCCAGGGAGAAGAGATCAGCACCTTcccctcctcaggaagctgtagaGTGTTACCACTACTGTCACCTCTGTAATAGATAAATCAAAGCCATGTAAATTGTGTGAAGGAACTCCCAAGAAGATGATGTACAAAGtggtttgctgtttttttttttttttactttcatgaTCCATCCTGGAAAGGGTCTGTATTTTTTATCCTTTGAAGGAAGAATTGAATTATAcagttctgttttctccctttgcaTCAGAGAAAAGATCCCAAGCTGTGGGTTCTTCCCTGCACATATCTCAGACAGGAtcacaaaaagaagaaacagacaATATTTGCTGGCTCCCTTTTACAAATGAGAATATTCAGAAGATCAGTGCACCAGTAGAAATCAGCTGTTTTACTTGAGAGATGGATGGCATGAAACCAGGCTGAGTCATTAAAGTGACTTTATTCTCAGTTCAAAGTCACTTAGTGAAAGGCAGGAAGATTTGCTCACTTGAGAGGGGGAcacattctgttttctttttgtctttctgcacATGGATAGCTGTTCTGCCATAAGGTAAAGGGAAGATTTAATCCAGCACAATCATATAAGGCATTGCATTCAAATGTGTCCTACTGCTGTCAGATTTTCTCAGGCTCCCCTGCTTCCATGAAGAGATGTCATGACCTCCTTAGGTCCATGTATTGCTTATACATGGACCCAGGATTCCAGCTGTGGCCTGATCAATGCTGAATAGAGAGGAAGGATACTGTCCTTCAACCTTCAGCActcctaatgcagcccaggacatcaTTCACCCTTTCCTCTGATGCATGCTCCTGGTTCATATTCAGCTTGATGTACACTAGGACCCTCAGAACATTTTCTCCCAAGCCAAAATTGAAATATTGCAAGATTAAagttttcagcatttaaaactgtttttaagtCCATATTTAGAACTATTGTCTAATTGTTAGTAAAAAAACAGACACAAAGAACAAATCCATAAACTACATGTGTATGTGACGGGCAGGAATTTAAAGCGTTACAATTCAAGACACGTCAAACCATTTGAAACTATTTAGTGCAAGACCACATCATATCTAATTCTATCTTTCCCATTCCTAAACCATCTTTCTGGAGAAAATTACTGCTTGGTACATGCAAAGATTAGAGTCTTCTTTCCAACTTGGGTGAACAATAGTTACCTGCTTACCCTTTTTGTATGACTCTAATTTCTGGGTTATGACAACCTATAAAGACTCTTCAGATCTACATTTTAGGGGCAGAGACAGTGGGATTATAAGCTGTGGGACCAAATTTCTTGTGTTTAGAGTTGAAAGAATGAGATGGAAATGGTGGTGTCCAAGGAGGTTGAGAACTGGGTCCTGATTTGAAAGCTGTCATAAGGAAGAAGGGGAATACCTGGAACAGGTAAATAATAGTCTGAGGAGTGAAGTTGTAGTCTTGGGTTTATATGGTGGTTGTGGGACAAAAGAAAGTCTTCAGTTGCATATTTTGGTGGCATACCCAAAATGTTTCTGAACCCCTCAATCAACATCAGCAGGGGAAGCTGAACAGAGCTTCCCTTACTGGACAGGTCCAATCATAGTTCAGTGCGAGGAGCAAAAGTCTGGAGTGAGGAAAAcataaacaaagcaaagaacTCTTTCTCTCCCACAGGAGGAAGCAGATGCTGTATCTGTACTAAGCAAGTAAATGTCAGTCTTTGAAGGTATTGTCCACACAAAACTCTTCTAAAGCAGAGATGCATAATATCACATTTTGTATAAAGAATATCTAGCTCTTGCATCCCATCTCTGGAAATAAGAAAACTACTTCTAAATCAAACTATCCATTATTGttcaaaaaataataagaaattatCCTACAGTTGCTCCTCAAGCattctttgttcttttatttaattGTCTCATCCACATAAAGGCACTTTAACAAGACAAGGCTGGTGTCTTTGGGAAATAAAAGATGATTGGGATGTTGTGAAATCAGGC contains:
- the LOC136369784 gene encoding myelin P2 protein-like: MCNRFVGTWKLVSSENFDDYMKELGVGLATRKLGGLARPDVIISMKGDIVTIRTESTFKNTTISFKLGQQFDETTADDRKVKSVVTLEKGSLVQVQKWNGKETTIKRRLVDGKMVVEYAMKGIVCTRVYERV